From Daphnia magna isolate NIES linkage group LG2, ASM2063170v1.1, whole genome shotgun sequence:
ACAACGACGCCTATAACAGCCGAATGGAGAGCCCAAGCAGCTTGCTTCGACCCAACCCCTGGTTGGTACAGTATACTGCGAACTATCATTCCTGTACCAATCATTGCAGCAATGCTGTCCAAAATGATCTAATTGATTAAACAAATTACTAatacaatttcattttctggcACCCCTAAGTTTGAGACTCTTACCACCCAAGAATTTCCCATTACTGCCTTCATAATTAGAGGACTGCGAAAACAAGCCATTGCTGAAGCAGCTGTCAACATTATGGACCTCTGAAGTACATGTATGTTATTGTCCTTATCCTATCTTTAACACACTCAGGCCACATCCTGAAAAAGGATCATATAAACAAAACATACCTCAAGTtaactgaaaaaacaaaggtgataaaaacaaacacacattAACTTACACAGATCTGTCAATTACCCCAGGTTCAGAGGCAAATCCTAACCCATAGAAGCAAAGGGCACCAAGCCCAAAACTAATCCTTTACCAAGTACTAAATGCTGCAATTTTTTTGGAAATTTGTTTCAGTTGGTGACAAAGACTGAAAATTAGCAAAATAACAAACACTTACCTCCTTCTCCAGCTGGAGCCATAGCAATTTCTTTCAGAGAGCAGGATCTAGTAGCTCTGCGTGTTAAACTCTCACAAGTCTGATTATTCAATTGTCTTGATGTTGAGCTGTAGATATTTGGCTTTGAGAACAGCACAGTAGCTTGTTTCAGAGAAGTTTTCCCAACAAAATTCGTCAAACCACTACGGAGAACGTAGGCCGACAACATTTTCAGTTTCGTGGACTTGTCAACAATCAAGCTTTGGAACACCAAATTCCTACAGTTGAGAAAAATAGTTATAATCAACGTGAAAAGTTCTTTGATAACAATTCTTCCTAATTTACCAGTCTGAGAAATATATAATAGTATGGGGAATATGAAGCTGCTGACTGATCAGTAGTGACAACACAAAtgatgtaaaagaaaaacgcaatTCAACGTATTTAATTTTGCATTGCAGACGATTCGTGCTACTAGAAAGTTCGACGTAGATTTTGTTTCGAAAAGCCCGTCTTGCGTCACAAACTCATGAGACTATGACGACGGTGTTGGATGTTTGCTGAATTCTATGCGCTAGATGAAATATTATACCTAATTTACATTACATAGCCATTGAGGGAATTTTCATCTTAGATTAGCTAGTAACACAATGACTTGTTATAAAATTTCAAGCAACTTTCAGCTTCTATCTGCTTCTATTATTCTTTCCAGAGAGTTGTGCGTCAATAGCTACAATGCTTTTCCGCTGTAGCACGAAGTATTCAGCAGCATATCACTCAATATGAACTTCGATGTTATCGCAAATGCTAGAACAACGTCCTTGGAATAGTTATACGTTTTGTCTTTTTGTGTCGAATTCAAGAATGAACTTCGATATgcaaatttaaacaaatataTGTGATTGTTTTAAAGCGGCGAATAGCCTGCAATAGACTTGACGTTCATGTTAGGACTACAATATCTTTAAATTTGAAGCACGTCGCACATTTTTATGAAAAGATGTATAAAATTTAACATACAAAAATTAAGATACCATAATGTGTTCCGCGCATAATACAAAGTTAGATCGATCGTCCGCTCCCAAAACTTTGAAAGTGCCTTGCCTTTAATACAATAACTTacgaaaaaaacttaaatatctaTATTAAATGATTGAACAATGTTTTTTCAATAaccttaatttaaaaaatagccaGCAagtgtcatttaaaaaaaaaattcccgtcgaaaatacaaaaaatcaGAGGCCAGGAGCTTTGCTCTGTCCTTCATCTGGACCTATTGTATATaggaaaaaatgtttgattttattttatctttatttccAGCTTTCCAAGTTTTCGTGATCAGTACTCAGTCTCAGACCAAGTTTTAGTGACCAGTGCTCATACCAAGTTTTAGTGATCCATCCTACTTGATTCTTCAACGCAAAAATGAATCGAGTAATCTTTGGAATCGCTGCTGCAGGAGTGTCTGCCTTAACGGTTTACCATTGGTATTCGGCTCGAAAGCGCGAAGTTATTTCTTCTACTGATGTCGACAATTTGAACGGGAGAAGTTCTGTCTATCCCCATGTTTTGTCCGTCGACATCGGTGAAGAATCTTCGACTTCGGGAAACGTCAATAATGGTGACCTTAAGGATGAGATTGCCCTGCTGAAGGAGGAAGCGTCTAGACTTGAAAAGGAAAGAGACGAATTCGCTTTGCAGACGCAGAAATTATCTGAACAACTTTGTCAAGAGACAGCCGAACGCGAGTATCTGCAAGCGAAGAGCTCATACCTTCAGGTCGAAATCGACATTAAACAAAGACTTTTCGAAAATGATCTTGATGATCTTCGAGCCGCAAATCGTGACGCGATTATTGCAATGCATGACGATTTATCCCAACAAAATTTGGCACTAGAGTTGGATAATGCTCGTCTTCGTTGCCAGAACGATTTGGTTTCGAATGATCTGATCAACGTTACAGCTGAACGAGACCGAGCTGTCGTGGAGAATGCCGCTCTGGCCGAAGAAGTCGGCGACGTTCAATCCAAGTGGCAAGCAGCATTGACCAACGTGCAAGACCTGCAAACGGCAGCTGATTGCCGCGAAAGCGAGTTACTGCAAATTCATGCTGAACTGGTTTCCAGCGCAGCAAGAATTGCAGAACTAGAATCAGTTAACCATTGTCAGAGCAACAAGCTTGTCGAATTGGAAATGATCGTACAAGGGCAGAGCAGATCGACTCTCGTCACTCCGGAATTTGAGCAACCTCCCGTTGCTACTCTGGTGGAGACTGAAGACTTGCCCGAACTGCACGCTAGTGTTGAACAAGCTGTTGAGGCTGTTGTTGACGAATCTGCCAAGCCATCTTCCCAAGATGACGTGCAGGACGTCCCTTTCCCTCCACTCGTGCAAGAGGCAGCAGCTCCGCGCCGTGATGAGATCGCTCAGAAGCCAGAAGTACCCGTGTTTCCCTGTATGGATATCCGCTTTAGGAATCAAGATATCCAAGGATATACCGTCCTCCTGGAATCGTCTGGAGGACTTCAGGCTGACATCAGCCCAAACCAAGATGTCGTTGAGGAGGTGAAACCTGTGGCATCACCACCAGCCAAACAGGAGGCGCCGCCTAACGTGAAATCTTGCGATTTTAAGGTCATCAACGCAGTCGTTGAACAAGAACTACCTGGAAGCTATAAACTGAACGTTGCTTCGCAACATTACGGCCACATTATCGGCAAAGAGGGGAAACATGTCAGGGCGTTCCAGGAGGCGCACGGCGTAAAGGTAGTGGTTACGCCACCAAGAGGGCCGCACAGTCAAGTCCGAGTCTTGATTACACAAGGGAACAACGAAGGGCGCCGCAACGTGGCCAAGCAAATTGTAGAATCTCTACCAGCCATCGTCGAGATTCCTTTTGCGTCCTTAGGACGGCTCACACCTCAGCGAAAGAAGCAGCTGTGGTACCGCTACTTTGTGGACATGGTTGAAGACGAATCGAACAAGAAGTGCGTGTTGCGCGGAAAATTAGGCAGCTGCCTGCGTCTGTTCAAGGAGCAGAAAGTCTAAAAAGTCTAATTTATCCTTCACCTCCGATGCTGACTCCTAGTAACAAACCAAAGAGATTGGTGGACGAACCCGTCAAAGCAGTTGGGACATTGTCGTGCGTGGGGACTTCTGTCGGCTTGTTTCAATGGTCTTCTTCCCGGCACACGTTTGCATTCACGTGATGAGATTACGGTACTGCACTTATACTTGTTAAAAGTGCATGCCACATCTCACGCGTGTTTCCAGCCGCCGGAAGAGGAACTCCACCTGATTTTCTTGTGGGGATGGCAGAGTACGCAGAATGGCTTCACCTCCGCTACAGTGGTTCGGCTACCTTTACGGGGGATTTCATCCTTAAATGAGTTAATCAATCTTGAAGGTGAGTTACTATGGAGGGAGGCAAGCATATTTGGTTTCATTTGTACATAACGTAAATATCTTTCTTTACTTACAGTATGTATATATGTGCCGCAAAATTGTTCTTTTCGACGTGACAAACTTCAAAATTCACTGTTTGATATTTTCGATAATGTTTAATTTTATCTTATACATGTTGTAAATATCTTTCTTTACTTATAAATCCCTCTCCACCAAATTGTTCTTTTCGACcccaaattcaaaattcacagtttgatatttttaataatgtTTGGTTTTACTTTGTACATATTGTTAATATCTTTCCCTACATATTTTGTCTCTTCCCCAAAATTGTTCTTTTCGGTCCCACTTTTCCCAAAATTCCCTCTTTCGTATACAATAAAATTTCTCTCTTATCATAACGTTCCGTTTTGCTCAATTATTTTTCAACTATCCAGCTTTACCGCACCAATAACAAGAAATAAGGGTAATTTTCTTCAAACTTTAATTGACACATGTATAGAGAATTatatcaaagaaaacaatgagtataaaagaaattaatttaagCTTGTTAGAGTAACCTGAAATGATCCACCACATAATTTATACGTACGTAAACTTCATCACTAACCAGACAATTGAACATCATTTGCATTTTACTCATAATTAACGACATTATACTATTGAGTAATAGCGTTGAAGAATGACTTACATTGCAAAACAGACATTAATGCTAAATACCACCGTCGGGCACTCACCTAGACTTCGGTCGTTGATCCACATAACAGAGTGCATAGTAGTTGATAAAGTAAGTTAAGAACAGGTGTTGAAAGTGACTTCACCCGGGATATCGAACACGAGATAACGCATTACAAGTGGTAAGCTATATCCAGTGTACCAACACCACACATTTAAAGCACAGTAGGCTACTCTCTAAAAGAAGAGATGTCGAGGAAATTTGATCTAGACTTTTGTAAAATTAGAAGCTCTAAGACATTGTGTCTAAAAAAATATGATGTGGCGGGTAATTCCCCTATGCCATTCCCCGTGTTAAATAGGCAACTGATACGCCCTTCAATTTTgaaggtaaaaacaaaaaggatttTTCCTTAATTTTGCTTTCAAGGCCGTAGAAGCTAGTTATTTTATGAATGTATTTCCGAAAATGATATTTCATAACATTTAATCGCAATAGGAGTCACCTTTAGAGGGATTGTAAAGACGAATGAACGACAAACCCATTTACCATACCAATTGTCTCCTTTTTCAGAACAATATGTAAAGAAAACACGCTAGAAAAatgtcgtctaccgttttCTAGACATCCCTTTTTAGAGAGTAACTTTCTTTTATCGACACCTGTATATGTAGCGATGGCTACTGATATTTTAGGGTGGCTCGATGCAACAGCATGCGTCCGGTGTTCTCTGGGTTTGAGCATTTGCGACCCCATTTTTcaaggtgtttttttttattattgattaAGCAACCATGCTAATAATAAGATGTTCAGAGGTATCACATATAGCATAGGGTAGCGTCATTAGTTGGTGATTAAAAAATCGAAATCGTTCATGATGTTCAACTGTTGGGAATCGTAGTTGATGCATTTTCTGAAGGACTCCTACAAAGATCGTTTCTCGCCCAGATCAGGGAATCTGTCGTCAACggaaaattttccatttcAGTTAACGAGACCTACCGGTTTCACGCGCGTAGACCGTGTCAAGTCAGACTAAGCACAAAGCAATGCATTAGAAAGACCATGAAGTATTGGAACGCGGTTTCTCTTTGAGCAACATATAGTCTACACGCGTTACGGTTTAGAAAACCGGTCTTCGTGTCACGCCCATTAAAGTGTTGTTTGCTTTCCTTCTTtagttttaaaagaaattcattCGAACATTCTTTGGGATGTCCTTATTAGCCGTCATCTCTGGTGGTAGTACTCAGTCGGATGCTAGCACTACTTGCGTCACCAGCAGATTTCTTTGAGTACAATACGGTGTGGTCAAACGTACATTATGGATTGGATGACGTTAACCGTAGGCATCCCTTGTTTATCTCATGTCCCGCTAGGCATGTTCTACCGAGATAAATACTACATTAGCGACGAATGCTTGGGTAAGCAAAAAATCGTAATAGATCTGTACAATCCTCAGCTATTTGCCAGTTATACCGTGATCGTTTCTTTTACTgaacaaaaattcaattagCAACATTTGGTGACACAATTATGCATTGATTTTGACGTGATATACGAACCTGTTTAACAAGGCCACTTTAGTGATGGCAATCTTGGGCTGATGGTTAGAGCAATAAAGTTTATGCATGTTCAATTGATGCCACACCACCAATGCCAACGTTGTTCACACCCATCCACTTTCCACACGGCCTTTTCTCAATCCTATCTGTTATATTTTTACCAACCAGCTTGCCTTAGCGAAATTAACGCCAAAATCAATTGTGAGGATCCAAATACTCGTCCTCTTCGACGTGCCCTCATCTTTATGGACATTTTGAATAAGGTCGATACACAAATTTAGCCTGACTGATTTTCTGTTTcgaaaaattatattctaaTTTAAGTACGTTCTGTTTTAGGATCTTATCCCTATTTTGATCCACGTGAATCAACCTAGCATTATCCGTTCAACAGTCGAGTAAGTTTAGATTTTCTTCTATGTTTGCCATTTCAGTAACATCACAGGCTTGTACACTGTATTAAAATGCAAATGACTTTCATTGTTTTAACCATTACTTTTCCTCAGACTGCTTATTTGGTTAACTATACCCGTCGATTGCCTGATTCCCGCACGCGAGATGCCCGCTGACATCTCGATGCCCAAGTTCATGGTCCACGAGTTTACGCAATTTCTCTGCAGTGCAAAAGCAGCGTTTTTGGACCCTAACGTTACCCAAGCTGTCGTTGATcgcctttcattttgtttaactCATGTAAAACGAGAAACCTTTACCAAATTAGCCTGTTTATTCTGAATTGTGCAGTTAATCGTGTTTGTTTCCTAGCAGCCATTAACTACGAGAAATTGCGAATTCATCAACTATTTGCTTTTGCTCATCCGTAACGTCCTGTATGCTCCTGAACGACATATCAATATTACGGAAACTGAAGAACGTATGCACCCTGTGGGACACGACACTGCGTCTGATGGCTCGCAGCAAAGGCGACTCATTTGGGTCTTATTCGCACAAGGATTTGACCAAATTCTCATCAGTTTGCTGACATATTCGCAAAAGGTAAGCAATTTACAGTTAAGCTATCCGAAATTTGGCCTCTAGTTTGTAGATGTTTTTCCCTATCGACTAGACAATGCCCCAGCGGGGTGTGTAAAATTCTTTGGCGAGGTGTACGAGATGTGATTCTTGGACTAAAGAAACATGATTTTCTTGCCAAAACCATATGTAATTCTTGTTGCAAACTGTGATTCcttctgaaaaaaacaaaacaaacaaaatttggcCTTTAGCAAGTGAACGAGATTCTTTTGAGGTTTACAACCCTCGGGCCCCAGGGTGGGGTTGAACGAAATAAGGATAAATTTTAAGAACTTACTGGAAGCCAACAATAAGTAAGGGTACGTTATATGTTTCTGGCATGTTTGATTACCCTTCCTTTTCCTCCTTCTACATTTGGGTGGAATTTGAATATAGGATTTGAATATAGACTTATACGTAAgccattttttattcgaaaccAAGAAGTGTTGCCTCACAATTCaacgaaatattttaaacaCGCATGGTGCTATCACATAACCTTGACTTCaagtttttttcaaagttattCGTCCAATTTCGGATTTTCTGCTTACATGGTACTTcaatagaaggaaaaaatccagccaattgttttttttttaacggacAAACTAGTCAAGGTagacaaaaacgaaaacaaaaattttcgAAACGTTGGCATAGAACCTGTTTTCCCCACGAATATACAGAGTTTTCCATATTATAAGTGTTTTTCTTGGGATTAGTTAGACAACCCAGATGAAACATAATATTTGCAGGGCGAATGGGTCATGACAATCGTTCAACTCATTGCTCTCCTCTACCAGCGGCATCCAGCAGACAAGATGCAAAAACTGTTGGACAGGAAGGCAAATACAAACTGTTCATCTAAAGATGATGACGCGAGCAACACTTGCCAATATTTCGACGTAAGTCATTTCCAAAACCACTTAGCTGTACAAACCTGTTGAATAATATACGGTATTCAAACTACAAACTTTACATCTTTGCATGTGATAACGGATCCGGATTAGTCGACCAATTCCACTATTACCGGTTCTTCAGGTATGGTTATGTAACAAGTGACGCCTCTGAAAGTCTATAGTTTGCAATTTCAAACTTATATCAGCAGCAGAAGACATTGGTTTAAGGTTTGCCAATTGCCCCGAAACATCACGAAAATATGATCCTTCGGTACCAATGCAAGATAATGATAGAAATGGAGTGAATGTGTAAATTTTGTGTTCTGTGGTCCATCATGGAGTTGTCGATTTCATACTCTATTAATATaaagttcaaattttcttTAGTCAACGGATctcaaaaggaaaagaggaaaaaaaatcgaaaggAACGAGTCACAAGCAAAAGCAGAACAAACACGGTAAATCGCACCACTTCAAAACGAAGATTAAATGCGATCCGTCGGAGGAAGACGTGTCGCAGCTTCTGGTAGAATTCatccaaatttttttgcaaaatggTAGGATCTAAACtcgtcatttaaaaaacaaccgCGTTAATTTCCCTATTGGGTTTAACGCAACAGGTTTCAACGCCTTAGTGGGCGAACTACACCAAAAACTGATTCAACAGGATGTTCTAGTTCATTCGGAAAAGTCATTCTTCTTATGGCTCATCACTTATTTCATGCGCTTCGCGCCACAATTAAAACTGGATGAAAAGTacttgaaaaatgttttcgttattgATCTTCTTTGCCATCTGACGTGGGATGCGATTCATCAGACTGAAGAATTTGAAGTAAAGTCACTACAACCGTCACTCGATCTAAACCCGTTTTTGCGACGTCTGCATCTAGGAATAACTGCCATCAGCGAATTCCTTCAAGCATTGGACGCATATTGTACTCTGGCTGAATCGAAGCAAACAATTGGCAACtcaagagaaaataaaaaacaatcaaacattTTCCAACTACGGGAATACTTGCTAGCCATTAATGATCTTCGTCAACTCTTTTTGCTCCGACTACGTTTGTTCAACCCTATCAACCAGAGTCGGCGATATCTCTGTGAAATCATCAAAGCTAACCACATCCTTTTGCTTTCCCTTGAACGTGCTACCAAGCTGTCGGCGTCACAAAAGAGCTTTGATATTTCTGagcatttaaaacaattttgttgCAGGACGATAATGGCTCGATATGGAACTGCCCTCAGAGATTTTAAGACAAACGGCCCTTTTGTCAACGATTCCATTTTTACGGTATTGCATCACGTCGGTATTGATCTAGGTCAAGTTGATCTCTTGTGCGATCCTGTTATCTTACACAATTTCAGCCAAATTTGGGCTTGCGAATTCAAGGTATTCCGTTGAGTAACGCTTGCCATTTGGCAGAGATGGTTGATTTGGTTTTGCTTCTCGTTTAGTTGTGTGAAGATTGGGAAGATCTTATCGAATACGTTGTACAGAAATTTATGCAAGACTACCGGACTAAGACCGACGGCTTCGATGAGGGGTCGGTCCCCAGGATCCCTGATCAAATGCAGGATAAGCAAATATCCTTATACAACCATACAGAGTCGACTGCTTGCGAAAATCCTTCTTTTACAGAAGCAGAGCTGGCCGAGATTCAAATCCTAAAAACCCAGCTTGTGGCTTCTGGTCTTAATTCATTTTATGTATTATTTTTTCCtccgtttatttttttctcttttctttcaacaGGATTTCAGCAACAGTTATGTTGGATTCAGAAATCTTTATTGGTAGCCTGCTCCGCCCGTTTGGGTACGTACGTTAATGAAGAATTCCGCAATCCAGTTGCATGTCTGAGTCTTAAAATGAGATTGCCCTGCCCCATAATTCCATGGACGGAAGTCCAAGCATCAGCTCTTAATTCCAATCTTTTCAGACTTCTTTTGCATCGGATAGGCCTTCAAACATCCGTCGCTCAGACTGTCCCTTTTCCGCGAATTCCGTTTGCATGGTCGGCGGAAACTTTATACCGCGCTGCTCTATTTCTTGGTCCCGTTGACAGTCAGAATATCGACTTTGACTTGCAGTGTCTCACTAAAGTTGAACTACAAGTCCCGCCCTGTCACATTAATTCGCCTGCCGATGGTTAATTTTGAGTGAGATGTAAGTTAAACACTATCCAATATGGTGAGTAGGATACCCAGCAACGTAGTAGGCGATTCCCTACAGGTCTTCAGTTAATTACACTCCATGATCCCAAAGTTGTTTTACTCGAAATGATACTCCCATtaagtttgtaaatttttttcagacCATGTCGGTATTTTCAAGCATTTGTTGTGGATTATATGGTAAAATTAGTTATATGATGTTTGTTGTCTGTTGGGAAATGTTTTGACGTCACTGATAACCTCGTATATAGCCTCACAGTCTAATGCTCACGAGATTCacgtgttttcttcttcctcgaCCCTTTGTAACGTGACTATACTAAAATCAAttgatcattttgaaaatcaTCATTAGTCTAAACGTGATTCTATCGGAATACGAATTCCATTCTCAAATCTTTATGCAATGAGTTGTGGTAGGTGTTGTGGTAGGCCGTAAAAATCCATTTCCAGTTTTCGTAGAGTCAAGTCACGTTTCTTTCTGGTGATGACCGATGAATATTTTACGCAATAGATCAATCCTCCGAAAAGGGTAAGTTCGTTGATACCAAAAGTATGTCAAGTATGTCATTCAGTTTTCGACGACATAATCGAGCAACGGGGAAATGGGGACGAGAAATGGGGAGGTTTTGATATAGAAAAAAGACTTTCTGATGTCACaggaaagttttttttttttctgttaaaaaattttattttctcttcttatACTTTTAATACTCGTATATGTAATTTATTACGTAAAGAAGCTTTTGTTAAGCTGATGGAAACCAGATACAAATTTAAAGAATCGATGCTGCTAATTGCCGAGCCATTTTTATCAGCATCGGAAGCCGTGCAGAGAGTTTAAAATTGTACtgaataaaattaaaacaacttCCTTTTGAGTAACCAGTTATCAATCACGATAAAGGGTATACATTTTAGGGCGTGCcaaaccaaaccaaaaaaaattttagaacTTTTGTTGTCGATTAAGGGGTTCAACGGTTCTTGTCTAGGTTTATAATTAAGAACTGACGGTCATGTTCCCCTGCTGATGGTTACATCATCCATGCGACAGCCAATCAGCTTTCAGATAACCATTTAGAAGGGCTAAAACTattactatttaaaaaatacagatcgaaaggaaaaagcacagcACTACCTATTACACCTATGGTCAACGGACAAGGATTTGTAGAAGATCTCCAGTGTTGAAACAGGACAGACGCCTTCAACGGTGCTATTAAAGAAACTATTACCTATCGGTCGTTTTTCGCTAGAGGTGGATTTTGTTACCATTGTCTTTGAATGATCCATCGTGGTTGCAAGCGCATTAACATCCCATAACGGAAAATGGCAAGACAAACATGTACGAAGCCAAGCGGTTTTGTCACATAAAAATCCCAACAAAATTGAAATACTAAGTCAAGTAAAACACTAAATAGACatcattttctctttatttttcagcATTTGTACCATCTCGTTACATCTTTACGGCATTAGTGTCTATCGGCTTGGCCATCATTTATGGATTGAAGGTATttatcgattatgttttttctATCATCCTTCAAGCATGTAATCGAAAACGTGAACCTAATGTTGTGATTATTTGTGGACATTTCGGGAAAACCGAATAACTTGATAGGTTAATCTGAGTGTGGCTATCGTCGTAATGGTAAGTGTAATTTTCAAACTACGCTCCAAAGCCTAACTAGACCTACATATGGCggcatttattattttttaaaatatcagaTTAATTCTACGGAACTTAAGGCAGTAACGGAGTCGGCTAACGAAGGTTATCTTTCTGAAAGTAATCGCTCTTTGGCTTACAGCATTAGAAGCCAACCGTCTGAATTTGCTTGCCTTGATCCTTTTTCCGAGACAAACAATAAGACCTCCGATGTACAGGTTCGATCAAATTTGAGcagatatttttttctttcatgtcAATGAATTGGCTGGCATTACTTGAGTGCTAACTCTTCAGAAATTGTTCATGAACTTAGGATGGGCCTTTTGCGTGGCCAGAGACTATTCAAGGTTTGGTGTTGGGGGCATACTTTTGGGGTTACCTCCTGACTCAGATTCCCGGTGCAATGATAGCTGAAAAATACTCTGCCAAGTGGGTCATTTGGAGTTCAGTCCTCATCAATGTCGTGTTCACCATTTTAACACCGTTGGCTGCCAACATAAGTTACATCGCTGTCCTCGTTGTCCGTTTCATTGAAGGACTGGGCGCTGTGAGTCTTTTGATTTTGCCATATATTCACCTGACGGCGACCTTCAAATTCAAGTGTAAGAttatgcatttttttattttttgtaattaATTATAGGGAATGTCACCTCCAGCTATCCACGTTATGTTGACCAAATGGGTTTTGCCGCAAGAGCGCAACTTGATGTCTTCTTTGGCCTATGCTGGTAAAACACTTCTAACATGGGACGACACCTTACCCTCATATGAACTCTGTGGCTTTACAGGAATGGCATTGGGGACGGTACTTTCTCTTCCGTTTTCTGGCATACTGGCGGCTGTCAGTGGATGGGAATCCGTTTTTACGTCCAAGGTGGCCTGGCCTTGGTCTGGTGCGGCTTGTGGCTCTTCTTTATCTATGATTCGCCGGAAAATCATCCGCGTATCCATCCAGAAGAATTAGAACTTTTTCGTGCATGCAGCAGGGAACATGTTGTTGATCAGGGAAACGACACAATGGTATGCGAAGCAAAATTGGAAAACGGTAATGTTGATTC
This genomic window contains:
- the LOC116916088 gene encoding LOW QUALITY PROTEIN: putative inorganic phosphate cotransporter (The sequence of the model RefSeq protein was modified relative to this genomic sequence to represent the inferred CDS: inserted 1 base in 1 codon), with protein sequence MARQTSFVPSRYIFTALVSIGLAIIYGLKVNLSVAIVVMINSTELKAVTESANEGYLSESNRSLAYSIRSQPSEFACLDPFSETNNKTSDVQDGPFAWPETIQGLVLGAYFWGYLLTQIPGAMIAEKYSAKWVIWSSVLINVVFTILTPLAANISYIAVLVVRFIEGLGAGMSPPAIHVMLTKWVLPQERNLMSSLAYAGMALGTVLSLPFSGILAAVSGWESXFYVQGGLALVWCGLWLFFIYDSPENHPRIHPEELELFRACSREHVVDQGNDTMVCEAKLENGNVDSKSLSANLDDKDQSQHKSGSYSNLPVPWRALATSGPFWAIFIAHTCANFGWYMLLVELPTYMKAILRFNISQNAGLSAIPYLCLWIFSIIWSNRLDWAKSKGWITTTTVRKLSTAIASLIPAACFVGVSLVGCDRQAAVALMTVGTMFVAGTYCGFLTNHVDIAPNYAGTLMALTNTAATIPGFIVPAFVGHLTHGNQTLGQWKIVFYTTAAVYLVEFIVYTVLGSGEEQPWNTVFQRKSKTVKSKTEGVQEREEVEK